Sequence from the Scyliorhinus canicula chromosome 7, sScyCan1.1, whole genome shotgun sequence genome:
CTTAAATGGTAGAATCTGAATGGTAGAATCTGTGAAGGCCACCTGTTTCAAACTTAAACGCGATTGTGGTGCTTGGAAACAAGTTCATTCAAAAGCTTACTTTCAAATTGCTACAAATAGATGGCACCTTGTTTTAGAAACTATGAAATGGCAGCAACGGAGGATAAAAGGGGAAAATAAAGGACTTGCATTTAAAGGTCACGTTCTTGAGATGccccaaaacacttcacagcgAATTAGTTAAGTGCAGTCATTATTGCTACATTGAGAAATACAACAACAAACATATGCCCGCCAAGTCCCACAAACGGGCAGTTTATAATAAATAGGCAGCTCATCCAATTCTGTTAATGCTGGTTCTGGGTTAAATGTAGGCTGGGACACCTGCACAGctcactgttttctctctctcaaatTGTGCCAAGGGATCTTTTGTGCCCCACTGGACACAGAGGCAGCgattcagtgctgtgtctcaTCGGATTCTGGCGGTGTTGCACTCTCTGAGTAGCGCACTGGAGTAACAGCCTGGGTCTCTCCAAGTCCCTGAAGAAGgtgcttgaacccagagcttttgACTCGAGTAGGGAGGTGCTACCAGCTGTGATCTTGGGGAAGGAATTGCACACCTTTCATTGTCTCAAGGCGTCTTCAAGAGTTTTacagctaattaagtacttttgaagtatactCTTTGCCATAaaataggaaatgcagcagccaatttgtgcatagcaaggtccccaagtagcaaatgtaacagtgatcagatcatctgttttcGTCATGTTGtttgggggataaatattgacgaggacaccagggatagctctattgctcttcttcaaaatagttttggggatcttttacatccacccaaggggGCGATTAGTGTCTCATCTTGAAAATCTCTTCCATGCCCATGCAACATCCCTTCACTGGAACCACATATCAAATATCAAGCCTCCAACATTTAATCTCAAGCACACAGAAGTTAGTTACAGATGTTCAGTTACCTGTGGTTGGTTCCGAACAGGACTTGGCAAAGACAGGCTCGTCTGGCTCGTTAAGCTTCTTTCCAATGAATTGTTGGAAAAATCCACCTTTTCAAATGTTCTTTTCTGGCGGACAACTTCCTGTCGTGTTGATAATTCGCTGTCAATTGAGGCCCGTATGTCAGAGCCCAGTTTGTGCAAAGATCTATTGCTGGCTGCAATATCTTCCTTTGAGCCCCGGTTTGTGCACTGCCTGAAATGTCTGCCCTCTGATTGCAGACGGATTTTGTGAATATCAGCCAAGATACAGCTCTCGGCTATGTCTGCATTTAGACTTCCCTGGCTGCCCCTAATCACAGCTGTCCGATTGACCACAGCCCGCATCTCTGCCATCAGCTTCTCGTTCAGGACGTTGAGCTCGCTGCTGCTGCCCAAGGAGCCCGGCCTGGTTTGGCCGGGCATGGTTTTCCTCCCCTTTCTCCTCCGTAGACTGGGCGAAGGGCCTGTCGAGTATCCCGAGTCCTGGTGGCTGATTACAGAAGTCGGGTACTCCTGAGATTGCATGCTGCTTTGGCGACTGTGTACCTCATTGCTTTTCAGGGAGTTCATGTCCAGAATCTTCCACGGCTGTTTGTTGCTGTCCTTGGCCAGCAAGGGACCAGAGGAAATTCTGCTCAAACTTTCGCAAGTCCCGTTTGAAGAAACTGGCTGCTTGGGAGATGGATCGATGTTTACCATCTGCTTGATATACTCCCGACCTGCTGGGCTGTACTCGGTGTTCGATGGCTTCCTTGCGTGCTTTGTTCCCACTTGCTGTGGGTAGCCCGGGCTCTGAAGCAGCTTGGTGGGCTGGAGCCCATTCTGGGAGCCCTGGCCAACTCCCTTCTGGGTCGAGATTGACTCGGTGTGAGAAACGTTCCCCGGATCCACTTCCATGGGCGGCTCGTCGTAGATCGGCGACTCAATGGGAGGCTCGTCATAAATGGGGGCGGATGAAGCACACTTTGGGGACAGAGGCTGTGTTTGCCCAGGCTGGATTTTCTGTGGAGTCTGGTATTGAGGACCGTTTGTCAACACAAGGCAGAAGCCGCCATTTTCTGTCTTTTTTAAATGCAGTGATGGTCTGGATTCAAGAGGCGATGACACCGTTttactccccagtgagaaacagcCAGTCTGATGGGCTTGTATCTGTCCTGGAGCTTTGGTTGAATGGGGCTTCTGGATAGTGACTGGTGGAGAGTTCTGTTGCTGGGGCACTGAGGCATACGAAGAGACCAAGCTTGTTCCACTATCAACTTTTACCAGCATTGCAGCCTTTGTGCCTGGGGCTGGCTGCCACGGGGAGTTTGATctgaggaagaaaacaaaaatcacTTTAACATTAAGCATTCACATTACTGATGTTAAAAGCGCAAAAATTTAACTATAAATTAAAAGATACATAATTACTGTATTTTCTGAAAGTGGCTGTACAAGTGAGACACTGTTTCGGAGAACCCAAACTATAAACAACAATCCTGGCAACAAAATGCAGGAAATGCACATCAGATTATATGGCTTCTATCAACTCAATTGAAGCAATAACCCACATTAAAATGCTAAAGTTACAAATAGATAAAAACATCTTAAGAATCAACGATTTTTCTGTCTACTATTCTCCTGAAGGAAAGGATTGGATTCATGAATTCATTATCATACAATTAACAAATTGGTTTGCTTTCCAAGAACTGTAAATAAGCCTGAGATCTAACACCTACAAGAGTGAATCCAATCGACAAGCTCCCTTCTTTAGGATGGAATATCTGCAACGTACATTAATAAAAGTTTCCCTCTGCATTAAAACTGTTCTTTTAACTTGACATTTACAGAGCTGAGCCGTGCATTGATCATCAGATTCTGCTGTGTGCCgatgagtgggagagagaggaattTAGTTGCATACAGCGAAGGAGGTTGGGGGTCATGCCATCATTAAACTTCTCATCTTCACGATGCTGAAATCATGTTGACAAGGAGGTGAGGGAAAGGTGACCTGATTTCTCTGGGCTGCAAGAGACTAAGGGGGCAGAGAGCAAATAATTTAATTCCAGAGGTTGTCGAAATGAATGATAATCCACCACAAGTTACACTTGGCTGCCAGTAAATCAGTCTTAGAATTCACGTCATCCATTGCATGCTCCAACAATCCCGGGATTGTGCACCAATAACGAGCGATCATCTCTTGGCCGCAAGAATCATTGCTGTAacaattttcatttatttaatgCAGTCAAATACTCCAAAGTACTTCTCTGGAGTACTATCAGGCAAACTTTGACACCAGAGCACACAAGATCATGGCAGGTGACCAGAAGCTTGGGCAAAGATGCAGGTTTTACGCAGTATCTTCGGGGTGGAGGGGAGCCTAAGAAGCTGAAAGCTCAGTGGAGTGATGAAAATTGGGGATGAGCAAGTGACCAGATTTGAAAGAGTGCATCAGTGGAgaggaagggaaggagagagggaggatgaGTGAGAAGGAAGGGAAAGCAGTGACATTAATACATGGTACctgcagcacgatggcgcagcggTTAGGACTGCTACCCTACGGCAGCGAGggctcgggttcaatcccggccccggtacattgccggtgtggagtttgcacattctccccgtgcctgcatgactCTCACCCACACGACCCAAAAGAtgcacaggataggtggattggccatgctaaaattgccctttaattggggggaaaaaaacaaacaaacacatggTACATTCAGGAAAGCATATTATAGGGTATTTACAGAGacagcagaaaaggaaaagaaatctAAGAGGAATACCCCTTTCAGGATTGCTGAGTTACTCATCAGTCTGGAGGCTGGAAAAGTGAATCAGCTCAAAACGTCTATGACTCTGCTTCACCCCAGCACATTCCAGCATGGCTAACTTACTGACCTGGGTCCAAATACACCAATCTTCAGACTCTGGATCATTTGCAGCTTAAAGCCATGGCCACGGAGCGTCTTCTTAGTTGTAGCTTCGCTATGCGCGCCAATGTATACTTCTGCTTCTCTCTTCAACTTACTGTCCCATATCCTCCCCAAGACTAAATGTCACTTCCATTAAAATCCTTTGCAGATGCTGCAAACTTTTAAACTCAAACAAAACTGACCACGGCTCAGTTCTGCATCTGAAATCAGAAAGAATTCTAAGCCTGTGCTCTGTTAAGCAGCATAAAAGGCAGCATGCGCTGGATTTGTGCCAGTAAGAACAATCTTACTGTTGTAACATTGCATTTCACTGAGCATGGAACCATCGGAACGTTCCCTACTCTGGCACGCATTTTAAGATAACACCCTCTCCTTTTAAATCTCCCACTAGAGGAAGTAATTTCTCTGTATCCACACTATCAAATCACAATCATTGCAATCACCGCAATCCGATTACACCCCTCAAACCTCGAAACAAGGGAATGCAAGTCAAGTGTGTGGACCCATTCTCATAATTTAACCCCGACCTTGAAATCACTCTCCACGCTGTTCCTGAATTTTCCTGAAATTTGGTGCCCAAAATAAAGTCGGCTTTCCTGATGACTTTGAACAAGATACCGTACAACTTgaacaacaaagaacagagacaattacagcacaggaacaggccctttggccctcccagcctgtgccgatccagatcctttatctaaacccgtttcctattttccaaggatctacttcacaCTGTTCCCCGCcctttcatatatctgtctagatgcatcttaaatgatgctatcgtgcccgcctctaccacctccgctggcaaagcgttccaggcacccaccgccctctgcataaaaaaccttccacgcacgtctcccttaaactttccccctctcaccttgaaatcgtgaccccttgtaattgacacccccactcttggaaaaagcttgttgctacccaccctgtccatacctctcaattttgtagacctcaatcaggtccccccataCCCTCCgtttttccaacgaaaacaatcctaatctactcaacctttctttatagctagcaccctccataccaggcaacatcctggcgaacctcctctgcaccctctgtaaagcatccacatccttctggtaatgtggcgaccagaactgcacgcagtattccaaatgtggcctaaccaaagtcctatacaactgtaacatgacctgccgactcttgtactcaataccccgtccgatgaaggcaagcatgctgtatgccttcttgaccactctatcgacctgcgttgccaccttcagggtacaatggacctgaactcccagatctctctgtacatcaattttccgcaggactcttccattgctCTTGaaatagatcttccaaaatgcatcacctcacatttgcctggattgaactccatctgccatttctctgcccaactctccaatctctctatattttgttgtattctctgacagtcctcctcgcgatctgcaactccaccaagctTAGTATAATCTTAGTACAACTTGGGCATGTTGTCCTTACTATTTCAAGATAGGATTGGAATTGAaaaaaggacaacattccattagcctttctaACCCATGCCCATTTCGAAAATATTGGGATTTGTCATTCTTGGATATGAAGTGAATATCATATTTCCTTATactgaactccatctgctgtacTTCTGTCCACCCAGATAGACTAACTTTCACCAAGGCTTTCCAGCTTTGCCGTGGTGAGGGTTTCCCACAGCGGATACAGCGACCCATTCAAATCCCTGCCGACTTTGGCGGGACTTGGTAGATGctgccagtgggagggatgccccTCGTTGTCAGCGGTTGgtgggggcagtggagcagctgccGGGCCTCGGTGTTGGGCTGTCTCCTGAAAATGGTGGTCCAATATCGGGATTCCGACAGAATcctacaaactctcctccatgcaTAAAAACGAGGGGGAATGGCTCCTGGGTACCGCTCCTCGTGACAGCGAAGACCAAGAGGGATTCTACTTAGCTGGGAGCACTTACTCTCCAGAATGCTGTATCCAGCCCAATAATGTCTTCAGCAAACCTAAGATTTAACTCCATTGCTTCATCCAACTTAGTGAGACACGTGGTGAAGAGCGGAGTTTCCGGTACAAATTTCTGGGAAACACCAACCGTCACAATCCTGCCCATCAGGGCACATCCCATTCATCCCGACTCTGCCTCCGTCACAATGAAGAACCAATCCATCCATGTCGCAAATAGGAGCAAGGACATTATGGATTAGTCAGACAGATTAACAAGCTTTGGTGTATGTTTTGTACTGAGACGCAGACAGAATTCCTTTGCAACTTTTAATCATGTTCACCTCTTTAAATGCATTTATTTCAAAGCCCAATAACAGCAACTTGCAAATATAATTGtaaatatgggcggcatggtagcacagtgattagcactgttgcttcgcagcgccagggtcccaggctcgattcctggcttgggtcactgtctgtgcagagtctgcatgggtttcctccgggtgctccggtttcctcccacaagtcccgaaagacgtgctgttaggtgaattggacattctgaattctccctctgtgtacccgaacaggcgctgcagtGCGGTGACTAGGGAagtttcacagtaccttcattgcagtgtaaatgtaagcctacttgtgacactaataatgatgatTATCATTACATATAGCACCGTTAACCTGGTAAAGCATAAAACAAATGGGTCACACTGCATTCTGCactgtactcccccccccccccccccaccccttccccacaacAGCCAGCTCATATTCCATCAGCTATTGTGTGCTTTGTGTTTCTCCCAATGGAGTTTCCACTGTTCCAACCGAAAACTAAAATCAAATGCCAAATATTTTCCATTACGTAACATCAAGCAGAAATGAAACTGACAAAAAATGTAATAACCCTTTTCAACCTTTATTGAAATCTCAGTGACCAAGATCTAATAGGTTTCTCCACAAATAGCCACAATTTCTAAACTAGTTAAGATATACCGTCCCAAACGTATCCATTTCCTCGGCAAACTGGAGCCGTTTAGCATATTAAATCCTTTCATATCTTGGTGTGTCCTAGAGGGCAAAGTGCACGCACTCACAAAACACTTCTCCCAGGAGCTCCGCATTTAAGGGCACCCACCCATTCCGGCTCCTATTCTGCGAGAGAGATTAAGATTAACCGTGTCAGTACTGCTTGATTTAAATAATTATGGTGCACAAACATGTTGCCTCAGAAGCACGAGGCCTGAGGCAGAATAGAGAGAGAACATCACTCTTTAACCGCCAGCTGTGAAACTGAAAATTCAGGTTGCGAAGATGCAAAAACTCGCTGACAAAATTTAACGGCAATTCGCTTATTTGAATTTTCATCTAATCCTAATTGTAAAGGAGGGTATTAACcatactgaatcatagaatttacaactcagaaagaggccatccggcccatcgggtctgaacTGGCcgttagaaagagcaccccacttaagtccacacctccaccccacccccataacccagtaaccccagctaacctttttggtcactaagggcaatatatcatggccaatccacctaacttgcacatctttggactggtgggaggaaaccggagcacccggacgaaacccatgcagacacggggggagaacgtgcagactccggacagacagtgacccaagccgggaattgaacctgggaccctggagctgtgaagccactgtgctgcccacacggaatgatttaaatattttctttgttcttttgtgggatgtgggggttGCTGGCAAGGCGAGCATTTATCTAGTATCCCTACTTGCCTTTGAACGGAATGGCTTGCTCGGCCGTTTCTGAGGgcagttgctgtgggtctggagtcacgtgtaggccagaccaggcaagggcggacaatttccttccctaaaggccataAGTGAAGcaggtggatttttacaacaaccgATGATAGTTCCAtgctcaccattactgagactagttttcagtcccagatttattaatcaaagttaaattccagcagctgccatggcgggatgtggacccaggtccccagagcattagactgggcctctggattagtaACACTAACACAACACCACTGTCCCCTCTAATCGGCTGCTCAGGCAGACGTTTCGTCGCTCATCTCCCCCAGCTGAGACACAGCTTCAAAGTGTTGATTGGTGTAAATCTCCAGGAGGCCACTGATGCGGATGAATGTTGGGAAAGGGGAGaaagagaagactggaggattgAAAAGCAGAGCGGCAAGAGAGATTAAACAAAAAAACATTCCAAACTATGTGACCAGAGGATGCCTCTGGCCAACTGTTTCGAAGCATTAAAGAGAAACAGCTGAGGAACGAGGAACTAATTGTCACTGTTCTTAAATTACAGAAATTATTCAAGAGACACGAGAATAATCTTAATATCCACTTGTATAAAACTAGCACTCATTTATGCTACGGCCAAACAACTGCGGAGGAAGAGCTCTTCTCTGCACCAGCTCAACGGTTTATGTTAGAATATGGCCCCAAGGGCTCAGTTGCACTTGACTCAAGTGATCATTCTTACTTATGTCAGTCTAGACTGCAACTGTCGGCCGAATGAGGAGAACATCATGGTCTAGTTTAATGCTGTCCACATCCAACAAGCACAAACTGGGAAACTTCCCAGTCAGGATCAATTGGGAACGGTTTCATCTCCCCTCAAAGGCAGGGATGGGGGAAACACGCAAAACATCCGGCATCTAAAACCATCACTGCAGCTCAGGCAAACTCAGCAAAGCTGGTTACAGTACAGTATCACAACACTGAATTTAGCCACAgggccactacagtaactgattTGTGGAGGGGTCAAGAATTAAAGGACATAGATTTAAACTGATTAGCAAAAGAGGCAATGagaacatgaggaaaaacctatTTATGTAACGAGTGGTTAGGGTCCACCTACCGATACGGAGATAGACCCGAGACACACATAtcgagacagagagcgcacacacacacaccgagacagacaggacacacagcgagacagacaggaaacacacacacacaccccgagacagacagacaggacacacaccgagacagacagacaggacacacactgtgacagacaggaaatacacacacacaccccgagacagacagacaggacatataccgagacagacagaacacacacacacacacacagagacagacagacagggcacACACCGAGACAtagaggacacacacacacactgtgacagacaggaaacacacacacactgcgacagacaggacacacacacactgtgacagacaGAACACGCACACACTGTGACAGACAGAACACGCACACACTGTGACAGACAGAACACGCACACACTGTGACAGACAGAACACGCACACACTGTGACagacagaacacacacacactgcaacagacaggacatggacacacacaccgcGGCagacagaacaacccccccccccccccccccgagacaggcaacacacacacacacaccgagacaggcacacacacaccgagacagacaacacacacacacacaccccgagacagacaacacacacacacacaccccgagacagacaacacacacacacacaccgagacagacaacacacacacatacacaccgagacagacaacacacacacacacacaccgagacagacaacacacacacaccgagacaggcaacacacacacaccgagacaggcaacacacacacaccgagacagacaacacacacacacaccgagacagacaacacacacacacaccgagacagacaacacacacacacaccgagacagacaacacacacacacaccgagacagacaacacacacacacacaccccgagacagacaacacacacacacacaccccgagacagacaacacacacacaccccgagacagacaacacacacacaccgagacaacacacacacacaccgagacagacaacacacacacaccgagagagacaAGACACACACAtcaagacacagacagacacagatatgcatgcacacaaacacacaggcagaCAACACATGTgtatacacatacacagacacccacacatgtACAGGACACACACCAGGCACTCATACACaagccacagacacacacaccggattgacacacgcacacacacacagttgtcTTCACTTAGACACTGACCCAAGGTACAAACCTACTCAACTTCTGGTGGGATGGGGCAAGGGGTAGGAGAGAAAAATGTATCCCACAGATTCTGATCATGAACTGTTGAAACCGGTACCCATCTTCTTAAACGTCTGGTTGCAGTAAAAACAAAACTTATGTCGTCTCCATGAATACTGAAAAgcttcaaatgcagcaaggctgCTCTCAATTCCACTTGAAAAATAACATATTTGCAGCAGGGCTGGGTGGGGGCCTGTGCCCACATGTTGAGCATCTGCTGCCTGCGTCCTAGAGTTTGTTCCCTCAGGCAATTGCTCACCATGTGCTTCTTTTCTTTGCCTGAACAAAATAAGGGTTAAATTACTTCTGATTAAATTAAATGGATTTGAAGCTGTGATAAAGGACAAACTATGTGACTCTGCCAGTGAATTTCTGCTATTTCTCCCTCCCCCAACATATGGGTGgtgggggataggatgggggtgggggatagggtagtgcagagaatgggggaggggggaggcagtgggcgtTTGCTGATTGCTCAAAGAGAAACAATTCACTCTGAACAACTTTTGAAGTTAGATTCCAGTGCAAAAATACACATTTTAACTTTCAATGATTTCATTCCTTAATTTCAACAAAAAATACTGCAGTTCAATCTCAAACGATGATGCAAAATGCAAATTCGAATTTCTTATTATTTCCTCAATTAGCTTGAGAATCGTCCTGCTTAtattcctgtaaagcaccttgagATGTGTTACTCTCAAGGTGCTATATaaagcaagttgttgttgttctgACAGCAGCCCCAAAGTGGGCCACAAATTAACATAAATCAGGCAGCACCTGTGCACGGTAAAGCTCCAAACCACCAAAACAAGAGGTTTCCAAAGACAGTAACACCACCTACTAGATGTGCCCATCAGTATTCGAAGCAGCCAGTGGATTCAGAGCTCATTGGCCACGAATAGCAGAGCCCCCCGATGCCGGAATACAGTACAaagtattctttcatggaatgtgggtcttGCTGGCAGGGCCAACATGCCATCCCGAACCACCCAAATTTCAGGCGTCGATTAGGAGTCAACCACTTAATTGCAGGTctcaagtcacatgtaggccagacctggcaagcgtagggcagcacggtagcagagtggttagcattgctgcctcacagcgccgaggtcccagttcgatcccggctcgaggtcacggtccatgtggagtttgcacattctccccgtgtctgcgtgggtttcgcccccacgaccccaagatgtgcagggtaggtggattggccacgctaaattgccccttaaattcaaaaaaaaatttgggtactctaaatttaaaaaaaaaagacttggcaAGAatatcagatttccttccctaaaggacattactgaaccagatgggtttttacgacaatcgtttcatggtcatcattagagtttgaatttcagatttttattgaattcaaccccaccatctgccatgctgggatttgaactcaggtccccagaacattattaccctgggtccctggatcactattccagtgacaatgccactaggcCACCGCCTCCTTCAGGCAGAAAACATAAATGTCAACTTAATGGCAGCAAATCTGCTGTCGATTCTATAAAACCAGTTCTACAGCTTCATGATCTTTCCTTGCCAACCCTCCCTCTTCAGGGCACCAACCCCTTACTTCCAAAGTTTGTTCCTCTTCCATGTAAGGGCCACCATTCAGATCCTGGCCTGGACAGTTAGCACCAGGAGTTACTTATATGCACTTGGGGAAATCCTGTCCTGTGAAGGCACCAACACTTTCAGTAAGAAACCATACATAGCAACGGGCAACAGTTTTTTTTCTCAAGGACACTGGACCTGACTGTAGGACCTTACACTTCTGGGATTAGGATCGGATCTCACATACTATCAGAGGTTGTAAATTTGGCTGGTGTAAGAAATGGAAACATCACAAGAAGCCGaccccacccaggacaaagcaacccacttgattggcactcccaCATTCACACCAGTACAGTGGCAGAATGTGCGCCATCCACAAGATACACTACAGCATCGCACCAagccagcagcttccaaacccacaatctccaCCATCCAGAAGGAGGACATGGGCAGCGGACGCACCAGAACACCACAACcgacaagttcccctccaagtcgcacaccatcccgacttggatctatattgttgttccttcattgCCGCTGGGCCAAAACctgaaactctctccctaacaacactgcggTTGGATCGACACCAGACAAACTGCATTGGTACAAGGCTGCACTTactgccaccttctccagggcaaataaggatgggcaacaaatgctcgcTTTGCCAGCGACACTCAAACACCATGAaaggagatatatatatatatgtaaaaacATTATTCTGAGGCATGGGTTACGGTTTGGgcaaaatgggcagcatggtggcgcagtggttagcactgctgcctcacggcgctgaggtcccaggttcgatcccggctctgggtcactgtccgtgtggagtttgcacattctccccgtgtttgcgtgggtattacccccacaacctcaagatgtgcagggtaggtgactggccacgctgaattgccccttaattggaaaaaatgaattgggtattcaaaatttttttttttaaagtttgggcAAAATTAAAGTGAGCATTACTCACTTAAGCAATACTTGACCTGGGGACAGTgaaaatattgatttttttttaaacaaggaaAAGAGTGGTGTTCTATTCCCTAGCACTGACATTGTATATCAATAAAATTCACActgctaccctcaccccactctgCAAAATACAACTCGGATTCTACCGCTATTGTGTTGCATTATTCAATAGAAACACACAAAATTGGATTTTGAAAAAATTAATGAATATtattgcaaagatgtgcaggtcaggtggattggtcacgctaaactgtcccttaattggagaaaaaataaataattgcgtacgtactctaaaatttttttttttttttaaactcctgcCTCACACCATCTGCAAGGCTCCATCCGCATCCACTCACCTGGGCCAGAGGGGAAAGAAATTGCAAAATTCTCCTGTCGCCATGTGCAAATTTGAGCCTCAAGATTTCTCCGCAAACAGCCCTAAAGATGCACTCTGCAACAAAATTTATTTTCCAGTCCAAGGTGAAGCCTCTATTCAAGCTCTCTTCACAAAGCTTTGCAAATTGTGCAGCAGCGATGGAGCAGAACTGTGAGTCAGTCACTCAAACCAGCTCTTTTTTTTTGAGGGTAGGTTTTAACTAAAGGGACGAGGACAAAAGAGAAGCAAGTCCCGCATACAAAGAAACAAACTCCCATAACGTGAAC
This genomic interval carries:
- the LOC119969682 gene encoding rho GTPase-activating protein 39-like isoform X5 yields the protein MATGEFCNFFPLWPRSNSPWQPAPGTKAAMLVKVDSGTSLVSSYASVPQQQNSPPVTIQKPHSTKAPGQIQAHQTGCFSLGSKTVSSPLESRPSLHLKKTENGGFCLVLTNGPQYQTPQKIQPGQTQPLSPKCASSAPIYDEPPIESPIYDEPPMEVDPGNVSHTESISTQKGVGQGSQNGLQPTKLLQSPGYPQQVGTKHARKPSNTEYSPAGREYIKQMVNIDPSPKQPVSSNGTCESLSRISSGPLLAKDSNKQPWKILDMNSLKSNEVHSRQSSMQSQEYPTSVISHQDSGYSTGPSPSLRRRKGRKTMPGQTRPGSLGSSSELNVLNEKLMAEMRAVVNRTAVIRGSQGSLNADIAESCILADIHKIRLQSEGRHFRQCTNRGSKEDIAASNRSLHKLGSDIRASIDSELSTRQEVVRQKRTFEKVDFSNNSLERSLTSQTSLSLPSPVRNQPQAQNMGSSPQLDPRGQTCNVGYHFPYTTLRKPLPEKSMEDWAAKHLNMHTRGIFRRRLSIANMLSWVGGSIKKPMLVTNDRIIKKDACELFKLVQMYMGDRQSRMERVPIALVIVTKCWTMQGIRDELYIQLCRQTTDNLCYQSLAYGWELMAVCLAFFSPSPKFQCYLEGYIYRHTDPAHDMKITQRIKELVEVKNKKFSKSRKKRKQNMEEEEELLISTYAKFCYRKLQKVAVTGGKKGLRKPTIEEIYHAKNAILTASMFGSSLEEIMERQRERYPERKLPWVQTHLSNKVLGLGGAQVEGIFRVPGDIDEVNALKLQVDQWRIPDNLADPHIPASLLKLWYRELEEPLIPQKFYPQCVNNYENPEAAVAVVASLPEINRLVLGYLIHFLQIFAQPINVSKTKMDVNNLAMVMAPNCLRCQSDDPRVIFENTRKEMSFIRLLIVHLDTSFIKGDL
- the LOC119969682 gene encoding rho GTPase-activating protein 39-like isoform X6 → MIQSLKIGVFGPRSNSPWQPAPGTKAAMLVKVDSGTSLVSSYASVPQQQNSPPVTIQKPHSTKAPGQIQAHQTGCFSLGSKTVSSPLESRPSLHLKKTENGGFCLVLTNGPQYQTPQKIQPGQTQPLSPKCASSAPIYDEPPIESPIYDEPPMEVDPGNVSHTESISTQKGVGQGSQNGLQPTKLLQSPGYPQQVGTKHARKPSNTEYSPAGREYIKQMVNIDPSPKQPVSSNGTCESLSRISSGPLLAKDSNKQPWKILDMNSLKSNEVHSRQSSMQSQEYPTSVISHQDSGYSTGPSPSLRRRKGRKTMPGQTRPGSLGSSSELNVLNEKLMAEMRAVVNRTAVIRGSQGSLNADIAESCILADIHKIRLQSEGRHFRQCTNRGSKEDIAASNRSLHKLGSDIRASIDSELSTRQEVVRQKRTFEKVDFSNNSLERSLTSQTSLSLPSPVRNQPQAQNMGSSPQLDPRGQTCNVGYHFPYTTLRKPLPEKSMEDWAAKHLNMHTRGIFRRRLSIANMLSWVGGSIKKPMLVTNDRIIKKDACELFKLVQMYMGDRQSRMERVPIALVIVTKCWTMQGIRDELYIQLCRQTTDNLCYQSLAYGWELMAVCLAFFSPSPKFQCYLEGYIYRHTDPAHDMKITQRIKELVEVKNKKFSKSRKKRKQNMEEEEELLISTYAKFCYRKLQKVAVTGGKKGLRKPTIEEIYHAKNAILTASMFGSSLEEIMERQRERYPERKLPWVQTHLSNKVLGLGGAQVEGIFRVPGDIDEVNALKLQVDQWRIPDNLADPHIPASLLKLWYRELEEPLIPQKFYPQCVNNYENPEAAVAVVASLPEINRLVLGYLIHFLQIFAQPINVSKTKMDVNNLAMVMAPNCLRCQSDDPRVIFENTRKEMSFIRLLIVHLDTSFIKGDL